The Candidatus Woesearchaeota archaeon region AAGAGACGGCTTTGCTGACAAAGGCAATGTCTGACATTGGCGATAAGCTAAAGCTGCGCCGCTATCCTGTAATGGACAAGCACTGCTCTGGAGGTGTTGCGGGCAACCGAACAACAATGATAATAGTTCCGATAATTGCGGCTGCCGGCTTAACAATTCCGAAAACATCTTCAAGGAGCATAACAAGCCCTGCGGGAACAGCTGACACAGTTGAAGTGCTCACAAATGTCAATATTCCTCTTCCAAAAATGAAAAAGATTGTTGAAAAAACAAATGGCTGCTTAGTGTGGGGCGGAGCATTAAACCTTGCTCCTGCAGATGATAAGATCATAAAAGTTGAAAAGCCGCTTGCAATAGATGCAAAATCGCAGCTGCTTGCTAGTGTTATGGCAAAAAAGGCATCTGTTTCTGCCACGCATGTTTTGATTGACATCCCTTATGGCAAGGGCTCAAAAATTCTGGATAAAAAAGCAGCATCGCAATTAAAAAAAGGATTTGAGGAATTGGCAAAAGCTCTTGGAATGATTGTCAAGGTTATTTTAACAGACGGAACGCAGCCGATAGGAAATGGAATTGGGCCCAGCCTTGAAGCCCGCGATGTTTTATGGATTTTAAGGAATGATCCCAGAGGGCCTCAGGATTTAAGGAGAAAAGCATTGATGATGGCAGGCTTGATGCTTGAGATGGGGTATAAAGCAAAGAAGGGAGAGGGCCTGAAAAAGGCAGCCGGTATTTTAAATGACGGGAGAGCATATAAAAAATTCATTGAAATAATAAAAGCGCAGGGAGGAAAAGAGATTATGCCGCAGGATATAAAAATTGGCGAGTTTGCCTATAATGCGCTTTCGCCAAAACAAGGCATTGTAAGGCATGTTGACAATCATTCGATATCAAAGATCGCAAGGATTGCAGGCGCTCCGCAGAACAAGGGGGCCGGTGTTTATCTGTACAAGCATGTAGGCGATAAGGTTAACAAAGATGAATCGCTGTTTACAATATACGCAGAAAGCCAGAGAAAGCTGGATTATGCTGTTTCAGCTATTGAAGAGTTTGACGGCATTGTTGTCGGATAATTATCTGGATTTGTTTATTTCTTTATGCAGTCTGTTTTATATGGCACGTCGAAGCACAGCTTTTCCAGCCTGTCCAGTTTTTCAAAACATAACTGCCTGTCGTCTTCATGATAGCAGTATGTTGCATCAAGTGTTTTTTCAGGAATGAAAGTAAGATACACCAAACAAACCCTTCCAACCGGAGTTTTTATTTACGGGAATAGTGTAATGACTGTTGTTTGGGGAGAAAAACCAACAGCGTTTGTGATAAGCTCAAGGAAGAACTATGATTATTACAGGGAATTCTTTGAGGATATATGGAAAAAGGCAGTCCCTTAAAGCGAAACATTTATATAGTAATGTAATATTATTGTTACATATGTCACAAAATAATTACAATATTAGAATCATTGAATCGCTTTTCAAGAGCGGCAATCACATCAGGGGGCTTGCCAGGCTGTTAAAAACTAATCAAACCACCATTGCAAGAAAAGTCCATGAATTGTACAGAGAAAACATTGTTGATTTTAAGCAAGAAGGAAGAAATAAGGCATTCTTTCTGAAAAAAACGCTGGAGGCAAAACAATATGCCTATCTTGTTGAATCGCATAAGCTATTAAAGATATTAAAGAAGTACCCTCATTTAAGGAGGATCATAGAGCTGATCAGGAAAAATCAAAAAATAAGCTTGTCAATTCTATTCGGCTCATATGCAAAAGGCATTGCAGCTAAGGACAGCGACATTGATATCTACATAGACACTAAAGATGCCAAGCTAAAAGAAGAAGTCGAGCAGATAGATTCAAAAATAAGCGTAAAAATAGGCAGCTATAATAAGGACAGCCTGCTTATTAAGGAAATAGAAAAAAACCATGCAATAATAAAGGGCACTGAGCTGTACTATGAAAAAAATAAATTTTTTGATTAAGCTGCATAAACAGGAAAAACTGCAGGAAGTTGAGCCCAGTGATGAACTTAAAGAAGCTTATATTCTGAGATCAAACGAATCTTTATCTTCAGCAAAAGCGCTATTGAAGATAGGCAATCTTAAAGATGCAGTTGCATTGGCATATTATTCCATGTACCATTGCCTTCTTGCTGCATTGTTTAGGATAGGCATAAAATGCGAAAATCATGCTGCCTCAATAATACTTCTCAAAAAAGTATTTGGAATTGACAATGCCAAAATGTCAAAGGCAAAATCCGAGAGGGTAGACAAGCAGTACTATGTTGATTTTGCAGTTAATCAGGAAGAAGCATCTAATTCCATAAAGGTTGCTGAAGAATTCATTACAGAGATGGGCAATCTTATGGCTAATCTAAATGAAGAGAAGGTAAAAGAGCACCATGAAAAGGCAATTGGGCTCTTTATTGAAAAAGATAAGGAGAAGGGAAAAGAAGCGGAGAGGCCTAAAACAAAAACTATAAATACTAAATCAAACATATTGGGATAAGAGGGGTGATAAATATGGCTGATGCAAATCTTATTGTTACATATGATCCTGCCCATGCAGGAAGCACAAAAGCTGAGATAGAGGCGTTGCTGAAAGAGCTGAAAGTTAAGCCTAAATTTCTGAAATCAGGCATTGATGGGTTGTTTATGCTTCGGGTTTCAAATCCCAAGAAGATTGTAAGCTCGCTGTTAAATAAGGCGAAAAAAGACATTTCAAAATTCGAGCAGACATTTCACTATACGCCGATAGACAAATGGGTTAAGGCAACTGTAAAGGACATGCAGAAAGGCATAAAGGGCTTTGTCAAGGATATAAAGCTGAATGACAAGTGGAAGATGGAATTGAATAAAAGGCACTATGACAAGGAAGGCGTGACAGACCTTATACTTAAGCTTACAGAGGTTGTTGACAGGAAGAATGTTGATCTTGAAAAGCCGCAGAAGATAATAAAAGTCGAGATATGCGGCAACAAGGCAGGGCTGGCTTTATTAAAGGCTGATGAATTGCTAGATGTGCCTAAGCTGAGAAAGTGATTTCAGATTATTTTTATACCTGAATTACGGCCATATCTTCAGATGTTACTATTCTAGAATAGAAATGTTTATAAAGATGTTACTTAACTTTATCTAATTGTTTCAAGAGGGGATGGAATGATAGAAAAAGCTAAAACTATTTCAGTTATCGCTGTTGGGAACAGCAAGGAAGACAAAGTGCCTGATAGAAAGGGCATCGGGCAAAAAGACTATCTTGTCAGAAATTTTGGGCTTCAAATTGATGAACTAAATATTTCTAAATTGTGGCTAATAGAAACACAATCAAATAATGGCATCGATTACCGCAAGATAGCGGAAGAAATTTTGATTAACCCCGTTGTTCATTCTTATATCGTGTATGTTGGTTTTGATCCTTTTGCAGAAAAAATTTTTAATAAAAAATATACTGGAGACTGGGTTTTGCGTTTTGGCTTTAAGACACAGCCCTTTGTTAGTGATGTAGAGGGCGAATTTGTCCAGCGAGCAGTAAAAGATGTTTTAGGAATAGATTTCAGCTCTTTAAGAACAGCAAGCCAGTATACATTTAGAGGAAAATTAAACAAAAGAGATCTTGAAGTAATTGCAAATCAAAGCCCGATTGACTCAAAATGCCATAAAGTCATTTATTTTCCTATTGACATGGATGATATGAACGCTATGCAAAGCCCTATTAGCAAAAGGCACCAGAAATTGATTTACAGAAAATAAAAATGGCAATAGACGAATCAGTAAAATTTGAATGGGGAAAATTTTTGAATTTAAAACGTGAAGAGCTTGATAGTTTTGTTGCCCATCACAGATTGGCTTTTCTTCCAGGCGAGGCTGCAGTTGTTCAGAAAGAAATGAAAAAAGAACTTCCCTACTGGAAAAATAAAGGCATCGAAATAAATTCTGATTTTACGCAAATGTTTCTTAAGATGGCTGATCAGCAGTGGTGCGAGCATTCGGCGCATGGAACAAGCAAAGGAAGAATAAAACTTCTCGATTATTCTCTTGGCAATGGCATTGAACCAACCGTAACGCAATATGAAAACCTCATCAAGGAAACAATCTTCCATGCTTCTGAATTTTTAAATAAAGATTTTGTCGCATCAATGTTCAAGGATGATGCAGGCATAATGTATATTGGTATTTTTGAAGGCAGCAAAGTTGGTTTCGACCATAAAAAATTTGTCAAGCTTGGCCTTGCGTACAAATGTGAAACACATAACTTTCCATTCAAGATCTACCCAATAGGCGGCACAGAAACAGCATTAGGCGGAGACTTGAGAGACATCTTGGCAGTTCTTGGCGATGTAAGAGGAGCAACTTATGTTTTATGCCTTGCGCCTCCTAGCTTAGATACCAAGAAAGTTCCAAAAGGAGTTCATCCCCCGATTCAATATCTTCTTGAAGGCATACGGGGCAATGAGAGTTATGGAAATAAATTCGGAGTTCCTACAGTAATCTCAAAAATAGAAGCCAATAGAATATTTGCCACTAATCCTTTGTGTTTCTCTGGTGCTTTTGGCGTAGTGGATATTGACGAATATCTTAAGGCACAAAGGATTATGCCGGGAGATAAACTCGTTGCATGGGGGGGCGCAACAGGAAGAGATGGCTTAGAGGGCGCCGCAATGGCTTCAATGGGGGGCCACTTTATTGGCAAAGGAGCGCAAACAGAAATCGAGAAAAAACAGGCAGAAAGGCTGAGCGGCGCAGTTCAAATCGGAAATCCTATTGTTCAGCAGGCATGGGCTTACATTCTTAACAGATTTATTTTTCCAATGAGCATAATAACCCGGCAAAGAGATACTGGCG contains the following coding sequences:
- a CDS encoding AMP phosphorylase, whose translation is MKLIAKDMDIATGDVLVAILNQKDAAKMDLHALDRIKIKKSEKIETVVLDIAESEKAVPEGHIGVFEEVIDSLGLKDNEPIEVIPARKPLSIDFIKKKLDGGTLDKKEIDQIVWDIVHNKLDAIELTYFVSACYSNRMTMKETALLTKAMSDIGDKLKLRRYPVMDKHCSGGVAGNRTTMIIVPIIAAAGLTIPKTSSRSITSPAGTADTVEVLTNVNIPLPKMKKIVEKTNGCLVWGGALNLAPADDKIIKVEKPLAIDAKSQLLASVMAKKASVSATHVLIDIPYGKGSKILDKKAASQLKKGFEELAKALGMIVKVILTDGTQPIGNGIGPSLEARDVLWILRNDPRGPQDLRRKALMMAGLMLEMGYKAKKGEGLKKAAGILNDGRAYKKFIEIIKAQGGKEIMPQDIKIGEFAYNALSPKQGIVRHVDNHSISKIARIAGAPQNKGAGVYLYKHVGDKVNKDESLFTIYAESQRKLDYAVSAIEEFDGIVVG
- a CDS encoding nucleotidyltransferase domain-containing protein, whose product is MSQNNYNIRIIESLFKSGNHIRGLARLLKTNQTTIARKVHELYRENIVDFKQEGRNKAFFLKKTLEAKQYAYLVESHKLLKILKKYPHLRRIIELIRKNQKISLSILFGSYAKGIAAKDSDIDIYIDTKDAKLKEEVEQIDSKISVKIGSYNKDSLLIKEIEKNHAIIKGTELYYEKNKFFD
- a CDS encoding HEPN domain-containing protein codes for the protein MKKINFLIKLHKQEKLQEVEPSDELKEAYILRSNESLSSAKALLKIGNLKDAVALAYYSMYHCLLAALFRIGIKCENHAASIILLKKVFGIDNAKMSKAKSERVDKQYYVDFAVNQEEASNSIKVAEEFITEMGNLMANLNEEKVKEHHEKAIGLFIEKDKEKGKEAERPKTKTINTKSNILG